The nucleotide window ctgtttaaactactggcacacagctcagacacccatccataccccacaagacatgccaccagaggtctgtttaaactactggcacacagctcagacacccatccataccccacaagacatgccaccagaggtctgtttaaactactggcacacagctcagacacccatctataccccacaagacatgccaccagaggtctcttcacagtccccaagtccagaacagactatgggaggcacacagtactacatagagccatgactacattgaactctattccacatcaagtaattcatgccaacagtaaaattagattgaaaaaaaaacagataaaaacacacctcatggaacagcggggactgtgaagcaacacaaacatagacacagacacacatacacacgataacatactgACTATACACACCTGTACACATTGATGttgtgttatagatatgtggtagtagagtagaggcctgagggaacacacttaataTATTGTGAAATGTGTttctgaatgtattgtaatgtttttaagaTGTGTAACTGAAAGATGTGTCGTTAATGgaataataaatataaatatgtcacGGCTGTCAGACATTCACCTACTTTATAATTccctttataaactgggtggttctagccctgaatgatgattggctgacagccgtggtaaaTGAGatcgtataccatgggtatgacaaactttttttttttttaaatgttccaaTTATGTTTGTAACCAGTTTTATAATAGCAAAAAAGCACATTGGGTgtttgtggtatatagccaatgtaccacagctaagggctgtatacaGACACGTTGTGCTTAaggacagcccttagccgtggtatattggccatataccacaccccctctgccTGTACGCTCTAGAAAGCCCTTCAAGCCAGTCAGAtatgagtattcaacaatgccatggtataaagtATTGCATCTGTGcactctattacagtaaaataatgtgtcAGTGTGACctattctgttggaccaaaccttaAATTCAAATAGCGACCTGAAACCGGTTGTCAGAGGAAGGTGtgatctctcatctttgttgttgtaagtggcagggggaggggcttgatGTGGCAGGGGAAGGGGCTTGATGTGGCAGGGGAGGGGCTTGatgtggcagggggaggggcttgagGGGGGAGGAGCAGGGGAGGGGCTTGAGGGGGGAGGGGCTTGAGGTGGCAGGGGAGGGGCTTGAGGGGGGAGGAGCAGGGGAGGGGCTTGAGGTGGCAGGGGAGGGGCTTGTTGTGTGTATAAATAGGAAGGTGCACAGAAGGAGTGAAGGCGACGAGATCTAAAAGACTAATTAGCTAGCTATGCATGACAGATGTTATCTGAAATTCCCTTCCCCATAAAGCTCCTTTGCCCAGAGATAGATAATGTTATCAAACTGTCAACAACATACTGTGACGATGTTTCCTATATAGGAAAGAGCTCCCAACTTATTTGGGGATTTATGGCCTGGTCCGTTATAGTAAATGGAAACAAAAGCCATTGGGCGATAACGTCTGCAGACCTCGCTAAAACAGTAACTGTAGTTTTTAAAATACAAGCCCAGCTTCATGTCCTTTTCTCTTGAAGGACACAAAACCTTCAGGTCAAGATGGAGGAGACCAAAAGGATGGAGAGTACATCAAACTGAAAGTGATCGGTCAGGTAAGAAGAAGTTAGGAGTAGGACAATTATACTGAAGATGCTGGTGATAAGTAGCTGTATATAAGTTTACATAGCTAGGGTTGGGTTTATCATAGTGAATTATTTATACGATTTTAATTTTTATATCAGTTGACCCACAATTTTGAAACGTTTAATTTGGAATCTATTCATTCTTTTCCCACCTCAGGACAACAGTGAAATTCACTTCAAAGTGAAAATGACCACCCATCTGAAGAAGCTGAAGGAGTCTTATAGCCAGAGACAGGTAATAAGCACATCTCATTCGCAATGTCATTAAAggggtgagtcccaaatggcaccctaatccctatgtagtgcactacttttgaccaggacccatagggatactattagggaatagggagccatttggcatctagtctaaagtagtgcacactatagggagccatttgggacccGACGCTGTGTGTTCCTTACCCAACGCTGTGTGTTCCTTACCCAACGCTGTGTGTTCCTTACCCAACGCTGTGTGTTCCTTACCCAACGCTGTGTGTTCCTTACCCAACGCTGTGTGTTCCTTACCCAACGCTGTGTGTTCCTTACCCAACGCTGTGTGTCCCTTACCCAACGCTGTGTGTTCCTAACGCTGTGTGTCCCTTACCCAACGCTGTGTGTTCCTTACCCAACGCTGTGTGTCCCTTACCCAACGCTGTGTGTCCCTTACCCAACGCTGTGTGTTCCTTACCCAACGCTGTGTGTTCCTAACCCAACGCTGTGTGTTCCTTACCCAACGCTGTGTGTTCCTAACCCAACGCTGTGTGTTCCTAACGCTGTGTGTCCCTTACCCAACGCTGTGTGTTCCTAACGCTGTGTGTCCCTTACCCAACGCTGTGTGTCCCTTACCCAACGCTGTGTGTCCCTTACCCAACGCTGTGTGTCCCTTACCCAACGCTGTGTGTTCCTAACCCAACGCTGTGTGTTCCTTACCCAACGCTGTGTGTCCCTTACCCAACGCTGTGTGTCCCTTACCCAACGCTGTGTGTCCCTTACCCAACGCTGTGTGTCCCTTACCCAACGCTGTGTGTTCCTAACCCAACGCTGTGTGTTCCTTACCCAACGCTGTGTGTTCCTAACCCAACCCTGTGTGTTCCTAACCCAACGCTGTGTGTTCCTAACCCAACGCTGTGTGTTCCTAACCCAACGCTGTGTGTTCCTAACCCAACGCTGTGTGTTCCTAACCCAACGCTGTGTGTCCCTAACCCAACGCTGTGTGTCCCTAACCCAACGCTGTGTGTCCCTAACCCAACGCTGTGTGTCCCTTACCCAACGCTGTGTGTCCCTTACCCAACGCTGTGTGTCCCTTACCCAACGCTGTGTGTCCCTTACCCAACGCTGTGTGTTCCTTACCCAACGCTGTGTGTTCCTAACGCTGTGTGTCCCTTACCCAACGCTGTGTGTCCCTTACCCAACGCTGTGTCCCTTACCCAACGCTGTGTGTTCCTTACCCAACGCTGTGTGTCCCTTACCCAACGCTGTGTGTCCCTTACCCAACGCTGTGTGTCCCTTACCCAACGCTGTGTGTCCCTTACCCAACGCTGTGTGTCCCTAACCCAACGCTGTGTGTTCCTTACCCAACGCTGTGTGTCCCTTACCCAACGCTGTGTGTTCCTTACCCAACGCTGTGTGTTCCTTACCCAACGCTGTGTGTTCCTTACCCAACGCTGTGTGTTCCTTACCCAACGCTGTGTGTTCCTTACCCAACGCTGTGTGTTCCTTACCCAACGCTGTGTGTCCCTTACCCAACGCTGTGTGTCCCTTACCCCACGCTGTGTTCCTTACCCCACGCTGTGTTCCTTACCCCACGCTGTGTTCCTTACCCAACGCTGTGTTCCTTACCCAACGCTGTGTGTTCCTAACCCAACGCTGTGTGTTCCCAACGCTGTGTGTCCCTTACCCAACGCTGTGTGTCCCTTACCCAACGCTGTGTGTTCCTAACGCTGTGTGTTCCTTACCCAACGCTGTGTGTCCCTTACCCAACGCTGTGTGTCCCTTACCCAACGCTGTGTGTTCCTAACGCTGTGTGTTCCTTACCCAACGCTGTGTGTCCCTTACCCAACGCTGTGTGTCCCTTACCCAACGCTGTGTGTCCCTTACCCAACGCTGTGTGTTCCTAACGCTGtgtgttcctcctctctctgtagggTGTTCATATGAGTACTTTACGGTTTCTATTTGAGGGACAACGAATCTCAGACAACCACACTCCAAAAGAGGTAGCTATGCTttctgttgtgttctgtctgACCCATAGCCACGTCATTTAGCCTCTTCCTGGTTgggttctgttgtgttctgtctgACCCGTAGCCACGTCGTTCTGTCTGACCCGTAGCCACGTCATTTAGCCTCTTCCTGGTTgggttctgttgtgttctgtctgACCCGTAGCCACGTCATTTAGCCGCTTCCTGGTTgggttctgttgtgttctgtctgACCCGTAGCCACGTCATTTAGCCGCTTCCTGGTTgggttctgttgtgttctgtctgACCCGTAGCCACGTCATTCTGTCTGACCCGTAGCCACGTCATTTAGCCGCTTCCTGGTTgggttctgttgtgttctgtctgACCCGTAGCCACGTCGTTCTGTCTGACCCGTAGCCACGTCATTTAGCCGCTTCCTGGTTgggttctgttgtgttctgtctgACCCGTAGCCACGTCATTCTGTCTGACCCGTAGCCACGTCATTTAGCCGCTTCCTGGTTgggttctgttgtgttctgtctgACCCGTAGCCACGTCATTTAGCCGCTTCCTGGTTgggttctgttgtgttctgtctgACCCGTAGCCACGTCATTCTGTCTGACCCGTAGCCACGTCATTTAGCCGCTTCCTGGTTgggttctgttgtgttctgtctgACCCGTAGCCACGTCATTTAGCCGCTTCCTGGTTgggttctgttgtgttctgtctgACCCGTAGCCACGTCATTCTGTCTGACCCGTAGCCACGTCATTTAGCCGCTTCCTGGCTgggttctgttgtgttctgtctgACCCGTAGCCACGTCATTCTGTCTGACCCGTAGCCACGTCATTTAGCCGCTTCCTGGTTgggttctgttgtgttctgtctgACCCGTAGCCACGTCATTTAGCCGCTTCCTGGTTgggttctgttgtgttctgtctgACCCGTAGCCACGTCATTCTGTCTGACCCGTAGCCACGTCATTTAGCCGCTTCCTGGTTgggttctgttgtgttctgtctgACCCGTAGCCACGTCATTTAGCCGCTTCCTGGTTgggttctgttgtgttctgtctgACCCGTAGCCACGTCATTCTGTCTGACCCGTAGCCACGTCATTTAGCCGCTTCCTGGCTgggttctgttgtgttctgtctgACCCGTAGCCACGTCATTCTGTCTGACCCGTAGCCACGTCATTTAGCCGCTTCCTGGTTgggttctgttgtgttctgtctgACCCGTAGCCACGTCATTTAGCCGCTTCCTGGTTgggttctgttgtgttctgtctgACCCGTAGCCACGTCATTCTGTCTGACCCGTAGCCACGTCATTTAGCCGCTTCCTGGTTgggttctgttgtgttctgtctgACCCGTAGCCACGTCATTTAGCCGCTTCCTGGTTgggttctgttgtgttctgtctgACCCGTAGCCACGTCATTCTGTCTGACCCGTAGCCACGTCATTTAGCAGCTTCCTGGCTgggttctgttgtgttctgtctgACCCGTAGCCACGTCATTCTGTCTGACCCGTAGCCACGTCATTTAGCCGCTTCCTGGTTgggttctgttgtgttctgtctgATCCATATCCTTGCAGGACCTGGTGGTTTGGGTGTCAAGCCTCCTCTGGTTTAAAGGAACGATTCACCCATTATGAATGTCGTGTTGTTCTATCGATTCCCgagggtcatttcatgttttcttGGTGTATCTGAGCTATTGCCGTACCAGCAGGCAGAAATACAGCCGTGGCGGGGGAGTTTCCACCATATGAGCCCAATTCTGATTATTTCcctccactaattggtattttgagcaatcacatcagatctttcgCTGATGATAATTGAGCAAAAGATCAGAACTGGGCTGCTTTTGTAAACACAGCCGTTGTGTTTCTCCAtctaaacatctctctctctctctctctctctccctctctgtctctgtccctctccgtctctctccgtctctctctctttctctctttctctctttctctctctctctctctctctctctctctctctctctctctctctctctctctctctctctctctctctctctctctctctctctctctctctctactgtagctgGGGATGGAAGATGAGGACGTCATCGAGGTCTATCAGGAACAGACTGGAGGACTTCGGAATAATTAGTCTACCTGGATTTAACTTTTTTTGTTGATGATGatattgtattttatatttgtacAATTACTGAGTGATTTTTGTTTTGGCTTTGTGTTCCTCTcagtggtagagaggagagaataaCTGTCTGAATAGCTGTTATCGTCACCTGGTCCCTGGTTCTGTTTGTGCTGTTGTGCCAACTTGCGTGGCAAAAAgttggcacaaacagactggcactcgggctctatctgtttgtgctgttttgaAAACTCTTATGAAGGCGTGACGATGActgtaggagttggcaagacggcaCAGAATGTATtacagagtagaagtgctgatcggggatcagttttgcctttaagAATCAtaggggatttaaaaaaaaatttaaccaggcaagtcagttaagaacaaattcttatttacaacgacggcctaccagggaacagtgggttaactgccttgttcagaggcagaaccacagatttttctattttttttacctcgtcagctcggggattcgatccagaaacctttcggtaactggcccaacgctctaaccactaggctacctgccgccccattgacTACATGGACAAGAGGGACCTGattcctagatcagcactcctactgttataTGATTACAGCCACCAGAACAAGGCTACTATGATTCCCCCCCATGTGGTCCATCAGAAGACTCATTTGGTTGGATAGATGTTttcttcagaccccccccccccgtagcTTCAGTTTGCTTGATTGGCATCCGTCCCCCATATATAGCTTTTGACAGTATATATTTTACTAGCTATAGATCCATACCATTTTATTGAAGATCCAGGTAACTGCCAAAGTACAAGGAAACATTAACATAGTGTGTTAATAGGGGGCGTTGggtcaccacgagccagaacagcttcaatgcacctcggcgtagattctacaagtgtcttgaactctattggagggatgagacaccattcttcttccacgagaaattccattattttggtgttttgatgatggtgatgatggtggtggtggcggcGGAAAACCGTTttctcaggcaccgctccagaatctcctgTAAGTGTTCaatttgggttgagatctggtgactgagatggtcGTGGTCTTTGGGTTttatcgtttaaaaaaaaaaatgctcatcaaaccattcggTGACCTCTcaagccctgtggatgggggggcattgtcatggtaACCAAAATAATGTCCTGctcagcatttttttttttttgcgtcaccctaagcatgatgggatgttaattgcttaattaatttgggTTACAACACCTGTGTTGAAGCATCTGCTTTCAATATATTTTGTATCCCTCAGTTACTCTAAGTGTTTTTTCCTttgttttggcagttacctgtagctaGCACGCCACTGTTATTTCCTGACTTTTATGTCAAGGTGTTATTCAGTTGTTACTGTACAGATGGTATGTTATACGACTTCAATAAGGTCTCATCCTCGGGTTCACTCAAAACGCTTGTCCACAGTCTAAAGTAACACACCAGGGGTATTTTAATAACCATCGAGTTCCAATTCACTGCCTGTCTCTTTCTGTTAGAGAACTGGTCAAATACCTTTTTATTaaaggctctattcaatcagcATCGTcgaagttcagctttacagcggGATTGAAATATAAAGACACCGTTCCCGCTTTACCGGAAGACTTCGTTCCCGGTAAACGCTGCACATGTCGTAGACTCAACCGGGAGACTTCATTCCCGTTAAACGCTGCACATGTCGTAGACTCAACCGGGAGACTAAATTCCCGGTAAACGCTGCACATGTCGTAGACTCAACCGGGAGACTACCGCGGAATCTCTTCAGCTTTCCAGATTGAAGAGGGCTCTTAATCCGTAGTACATAATTTGTACTCTGAACTGTATAGTACTCTGTAGTACTGATCTGATCAGTATAGTACTCTGTAGTACTGATCTGATCTGTATAGTACTCTGTAGTA belongs to Salmo trutta chromosome 20, fSalTru1.1, whole genome shotgun sequence and includes:
- the LOC115155410 gene encoding small ubiquitin-related modifier 1; the protein is MSDTDTKPSGQDGGDQKDGEYIKLKVIGQDNSEIHFKVKMTTHLKKLKESYSQRQGVHMSTLRFLFEGQRISDNHTPKELGMEDEDVIEVYQEQTGGLRNN